The genomic window GCACATCGTCGAACAGAATTTTTTTGGTCAGCTCCCATTCTGCCGACACAAAATCGTTGTGACCTTTGGCGATGAAATAATGGATCCGATCCGAAGGGGTCTTGGGTTTCCAGTCAAAGCGATCAAGGGCCCGGGCAGCGTTGTAACGGACCTGCCAGTCAGACAAGGCGCCCACCAAAAAAGGGACGGCCTGCTCATTTCCTATCCTGCCCAGACATATTGCCGCTTGATTGCGCAACACACTCGACCCACGTTGCAGCGCGGTGATCAAGGGTTCCACTGCCGGGGCATCGATTTTGACCAGCACTTGCGCGGCCGCACGCTGCCTATCCGGGTCTTTATCTTCAAGGACGGTAATCAGGGGTTCGACTGCCGGAGGACCGATTTTTGCCAGCACTGCTGCGGCCGCAGACGGCCTGTCCGGCTTTTTATTATTCAACATCAACATCAACGGCGCAACCGCCGGCTTTCCTATTTTTACGAGTATTGCGGCTGCGAAATTTTGCAAATCCGGGTCTTGTTTTTCAAAAACAGCGATTAAAGGCTCGACGGCCGGAGCACCGATGTCCGCCAAGGCCGCAGCGGCCGCATTTTGCAAATCCGAGTCTTTTGCCGTCAGTTTGGAAATCAGCGGCTGGACGGCCCTCTCATCCGCGATCATGCCGAGTGCCGCCATCGCCGACATTTGCACCGGCGCGGGTTGGTCCTTTAACAGGGCAATCAACGGCTCGATGGCCCGTTTATCATTGATTTTACCTAAAAACTGTGCTGTTCTGCACACATTATCGGCATCTTTTTGATTGAGTTGGGCGATCAGGGCTTCGACGCCGGCAGGGCCGATGTTTACAAGCTGCGATGCTGCTGATATTCTGACCGCCTTGGAATTATCCTCGAGCCCGAGGATGAGAGCCCGGGCAGCCAGGTCACCGCTTATCTTGCCAAGCGCTTTGACGGCTTCCAGCCGTACGGCCTCCGATTTGTTGTTCAGCAACGCACCGAGAGGCTCGACCGCGCGCTGATCCTCGGTCAGGCCGAGAACGGCGGCCGCTCTCCAGACAACGTCCGAATTGTTATCTTGCAGGGCTGCAATCAGAGGTTCGATGGAATCGGGCCGGTTGATAAACAGTGCCTTGGCCGCTTCGAACTGCACAGCCTGATTTTCATCCTTTAAAACAGCAATCAGCGACGGAATCGCTTTTGGGTCACCGATCAGGCCCAAGGCGGTCGCCGCTGCCATACGGACCTCGTCTGCTTTATGCTCCAGCAAGGCCATCAAGGATTCGGCTGCCCGTTTATCACCAATTTTGCCAAGCACATTTACCGCTCGGTGCACAAAACCCGAATCTTGATCATTTAGCACGAAAATCAAAGGCTCAACAGCCGCATAACCCAGTTTTATTAATGCCTCTGCCGCTTTCTCTTGGACAAGAGGATGTTTCATCTTCAGCGCAAAGGTGAGGGCGACAGCCCGCCTGCTGTCAATTTGGGCCAATCCGTCAATGGCTCTGCTCACCACCAGCGGGTCGTTATCCTCCAGCGCAGCGATAAGCTGCTCAACGACCTGATTATCTCCCATTTCAGCCACCGTGCCGGTGGCCATGTAGCGCACCTCGGGACGCTGATCGCGCATTCTGTCAAATTCTTTTTGTAATTGGGAACGGCACCCTATAACAATGCATGAACACAGCAAAATCAGCAGGATTGCAGGTAATGTTACTGCCCGGCGAACCGACAATTGAGATTTATACAACAAGTTGCCCACCCTTTGATAGGAATTATGCTTAGGTTAACAGATGAATGAAGCCCAAGTCAAATCCTGCTATTTTATTATCCGTCAATCCTTTTGCGTCCAATCCGCATACCGATAATTCCCACTTCGAACAAAAGATACAGCGGAACGGCCATCAGCGCCAGGTTGAAAACGTCCGGGGTCGGCGTCAATATCGCTGACACGATCGTAATGACCAAGATGGCGTAGCGCCGGCAGCCGGATAGCTTTTCGACATCGACCAGGCCGAGTTTGCCCAACAGCACCATGACCACGGGCAGTTCGAAGATTAACCCGAAGCCATATGTGAAAACAAGGCAGAAGTCTATGAATTTTCGAACGGAGATGATCGCTTTGATTCGGTCGGTTTCGAAATCGAGCAGAAACCGGCTTCCATACGGCAGGGTGATGCTGAGGCAGAAGAATACGCCCAGATAAAACAGCGCCACCGAAACCAGCCAGAATCCCAGTCGCATCCGGCCTGAAAATTCCGGAAACTGTCGGGACACCATAGCCAGCATTTCATATAGGATAAACGGCAAAGCGGCGGCCAGGCCAATCGCCAGGGATACGGTGAGATAGCCGATAAAGGCGTCCGGCAGGCCGTAGGCCACTAGGTGTGCACCGGTGGCCTTTTGTAAATATCCCAGTACCCTTCCGGCCGTAAGGTAACCGCCGGCCGACAGCAGCAAGACGAGCACGCCGATGCGGATTAACTTGTGCCGCATTGTCTCCATGCTGGCCAAGATCCGCTGTAGATCGACCGCGCTACGACTCGAAGTGTTCATTTTTTCCCCACCAAAGCCCAGTGGCGGCCAACGAAAACCTTAGGCAGCGTCGGAATTGCTATCCGGTGCGCGTTGAGACTGTTTTGCGAGGCCGGCCGATTTTCTGGAGGACTTTGCGGGAGGCCGGCCAGATGTAAACAATAGGACTGGCCACGAAAATCGACGAGTAAGTTCCCACGACTACGCCCACGGTCAGGGCCAGGGCAAAATCACGAAGCAGTTCGCCCCCCAGACACAGCAGCGCCGCAAGCACCAGCAGTACCGTAACGGAAGTGATGATGGTACGGCTGAGCACTTCATTGATACTGCCGTTGATCACCGCTCCCAGGTCCTGGCGCTTTTGTTTGGCCATGTTTTCGCGGATGCGGTCAAAGACCACCACCGTGTCGGTCAAGGAGTAGCCCGCCAGAGTCAGTAATGCCGTGATAACCAGCAAGGTGATTTCCTTGTTCAACAGATAGAACAGTCCCAACACGGCCAACACGTCGTGGAAGGTGGCGACGGCGGCCGCAACGCCGTAACGGCGATCAAAACGCCAGGCCAGGTATAGGATAAACCCGACCAGTGAGATTGAAATGGCAATCAGCGCCGCACGTTTCAGATCCCGGCTGACAGATGCACCGACCGCTGCGCTGCTCTCTAAAGTAAAATGTTGTTGCGGAAAATCACTGGCAAGCACCGTCGCTATCTGATCGACCACTTTGGAAACCGTCTGATCCGGCTGTTTTACCCGCACGATCAACAGGTGTTCCTTGGGTACCTCCTGAAGTTCGCAGCCGCTTAAATTGTGACTGACCAGAGCAGCCCGTACATCCTCAAGCCGGAAGTCCTGCCGGGCCCGGAACTGCGCCATCGTTCCGCCGGACAGGTCGACCCCGAGGTTGGCGTGACCGCGCTGGATCTGGACTACCGCCAGAAGACCCAGGCCGACCAGAATTGCGGAAAAGGCGAAGGCCGCCTTGCGCCAACCGATGAAATCAATGTTCGGCTTGCCGATGAGGCGCAGGAAGCGCAACCCTTTGAGCCGTCGATTGAAGGTCAGATAACCATAGACGATCTTGGTGGCATACAGGGCGGTAAACAGGTTGAATACAATGCCCAGGCTCAGCGTAACAGCGAAACCTTTGATGGGGCCGGTGCCGAACAAGAAGAGTGCAAGGGCCGTGATCAGGGTGGTCACATGGGAGTCTACGATGGTCCACAGCGCTTTGGCATAACCGCTTTCAATCGCCGAACGGAGGGGTTGTTTTAGCGCCAGCTCCTCCCGCATTCGTTCGAAAATCAGCACGTTGGTATCTACGGCCATGCCGATGGACAGGACGATGCCGGCCAGACCCGGCAGAGTCAGAGTGGCCCGGAACAGCGACATTGCCGCTACCATGAACACCAGGTTCAGCAGCAGCGCTCCATTGGCAATGACGCCGGAGATGCGGTAGAGCGCCACCATGAAGCCGACAACCAGTGCCGTCCCCAGGATGGCCGAGTCAATGCCTTTCTGAATGGAATCCCGGCCCAGGGACGGGCCGACCGTCAGGTTCTGAACGATATCCACCGGAGCCGGCAAGGAGCCCGCGCGGAGCACGATGGCCAAGTCGCTGGCTTCCTCAGTGGTGAAGGCGCCGGTGATCTGGGCTTTGCCGCCGGAAATCGGTTCGCGGATGACCGGAGCGGACTTGACCACGTCGTCAAGAATGATGGCCAGCCGTCGTCCCACATTTTCAGTAGTGATCCGTTCAAAAAGCCGGGCGCCTCTGTCATTAAACGTCAGGCTGACATAGGGTTCGTTGAAATCACCGCTGATCTGCACCTGAGCCGTTCGAAGGGCATCGCCCGTTATCAAGGCGGCCTGATGTACCAGTATCGGTCTGGTGACTACCCGTCCTGTTTCTCGGTCCAGCCGCTTTTCCATATAAACCGTATCACCGGAAGGAAGTTGATCCTTCATGGCCTGGTTCAGCTCATGGTGGTTAAAGCCCTCCTTCAGAAGACCCGAGCGGATTGCTTCGGGGATCCATGCAGAAAGGTCTGCCGTGGCCTGGTCGTCCACAAGCTTGAATTCCAACTGGGCGGTTTTACCGATCAGTTCAAGGGCCCTTTGCGGATCTTGGAGTCCCGGCAGTTGGACGACGATTTGATCCCGGCCCTGCTGTACCAGCAGCGGCTCGGCCACGCCAAACTGATCGATCCGGTTGCGAATGATCTCCAGGCATTGTTCCACAGCGCGGGTTTCGATGCTCCGGACCTCTGAATCCATCAAGGCCAATTCCAGATCGGCGTTATTCGGTTGCTGGTTTTCGGCATGAATGAACAGGAAAGGAAAGTTTTTCCGGAGAATCGAGCGTGCCGCTTCTGCCTGGTCGGCGTCTCTAAAACCAAGGCGGATCCGGTTGGCGGCCGTGGTTGGGCGTGTCTTGACAGCTATTTGATTGGCGCGCAGGGTCCGGACGGCCTCGGCCACAGCGGCCTCCAGTTGGTGCTGTACTGCGCGCGGCAGGTTTACCTTCAACAGAAGATGCAGACCGCCCTGGAGATCCAGACCCAGGCGCAAGCCCTCACCGGGCAGGATGCCGGCTGACCGCCAGGGCACAATGGATTTCAGGCCGCCTAAGGCTAAAATTAGGGCTGCTGCCGTCACAATGGCCAGAAAAACCAAACTGTTTCGAATCGTTTTGGGTATCATGGTTTGAGTCCCGTCAGTTGAGATCAGGATCCAAGCGCTTCCAGGTGAGGAACCCTAAGAAAAAATTGCAATTTCTGCGCCACAATTATAAACACTTGATATTAAAAAGATATCTATGAGAATTGCCATTGCCACAGGAACCGGAGATTCCGATTTATTGGTTGCTGTCTTTCGCAAGGGGAGGGGCGTGATCCCGTGCCAAATTTTATTCTATTGAAATTATTTTATATTTTTGGCAGGGAACTTATGGTTCTGATTCCGGAAGAACTTCCGGAATCCCGATCTCTGAATTGACTGCTTAATCGATTAAACCCAGCTTTTCAATAGCTTCTAAAAGTTTTGATTTGTCGATGGGCTTAACAAGGTATGCATCGCACTGTTCTTTAAATGCTTTAAAAATATCGCTTTTTTCATTGCTGGCCGTTATCATCACGATCTTGACGCCTTTGGTTCCAAAGATACCCGTTTGCGCTTCCAGGGCGCGTATTTTTTTGAGAACGGAAAGTCCATCCATCTTGGGATGTTCATGATCAATATACCCCGCTGGCATTGTTTAGTTTAAACGTAACTTGAGAAATTAATAGAACAATGGGGACAGCTTGTCAATAAAGGGCGAGGAATGTCAATTTGGCTGGAAATAACCTTTAGATCGGTTCCGTTAAACTGCACACGCTTTAAGCTATGATCATCCATTGCGCTAATGAAGCAGGTTTGATAAAAAAACTCCCCGCCCCCTGAATTATTTGACCATGGCTGTCGGCTATTGTACAGTTTTACAGATGCATAAACTGAAGCTATCATAAAAAAATATTTGGAATGTTCAGCTCTGGTCAATATTCTGTTCTGCCCGAGACCTAAAATCTGCAGGCATTGAGTTTGCCGGATGTGCAAGGCAGCGAGCGTGCAGCTAATGATACTATTTTTTTTAAAGAACTGTTTATGCAGATTTTTGGTAACAAATGACTGCTACTATCTATTTCCGTCCGGTTATTCCCCTGCTTTTGGCGCTCGTCGCCGGTACTGCCCTGGGGTTCTGGTTTCCGGGGCACGCGTTCCGGGCCGGTCTTTTAACTTTCCTGTGCATCGCCGGCATTGTTTTTGCCGTTGCCAGGCAAAAAGCCGCCCGGATTTTACCGCTGGTTCTTTTCACGGCTCTGGGTTATTTGTCCATCCAGCCATGGCTGACTCCCAAGTTCCCTCCCTCGCATGTGATCCATTTTGCGGATACACATCCCTTGGAAATTGCCGGTGTTATCGACAACGATCCTGCCAAGACCGGAAATCGGGCCAAGTTTATTTTGCGGGTTGAAACCTTAAGAGCAAAGGATACATATTTTCCGGCCACCGGGAAGATCGGTGTGACCGCATCCGGCAGCATACCTGAACTTTTTAGAGGAGACCGAGTCTCTTTGGTCGGCAAAATCAGATCGATAAAGAATTTCAATAATCCAGGGGGTTTTGATTACAAAAGATACATGGCTTTCAAGGGCGTGCAGGCAACGGCCTATGTTTCGGGCGAAAAACTTGCCTTGTTCGAAAGAGACGTCAAAAAGGGTATCGGCCACCTTGTTGACCACGCCCGCAGGAGTATCTCCAATCTTATCGAAAGGACTACGCCGGCGGATTCGATGGGGGTATTAAAAGCCCTTATTATCGGCGACAAAAACTCGATTTCGCCTGATTTGCGGGAGGTTTTCAACCGGGCCGGCGTCGGCCACCTGCTGGCCATTTCCGGGCTCCACATCGGCATCGTCGCCAGTGCCGCGTTTTTCTTTTTTGTCCGGTTGCTTTCATATTGCAAGGGGCTTTTATGGCGTGCCTGGACCAAAAAGGCGGCCGTGGTCTTAGCGGCAATTCCCGTATTGGCATATGGCCTGCTGGCGGGGATGTCGCCGTCCACTCAACGGGCGGTCATCATGGTTGTTGTTTTTCTAATGGGGTTTTTATTTGAACGGGAACATGACCCGATGAACACCCTGGCATTGGCAGCCTTACTGATCCTAATAGTTGATCCGCCTTCGCTGTTTTCAATTTCATTTCAACTTTCTTTTACAGCGGTTCTGGTAATCATTTACGGCCTGTCGTGCCTGCCAAACCCTTGGAAGTCCGATCCTCTCGCGAGGCAAAAGCCAAGATTTCTTCCGGTCCAACAAAAGCTGTTTTATTTTTTGGCAGCTTCGTTTTTGGCCATCACCGGCACCATGCCCCTGAGCATGCTTTACTTCAACCAGGTTTCTTTGGTGGGGCTTGCGGCAAATGTCATCGTCGTTCCCCTGATCGGCTTTTTGGTTGTTCCTATGGGCCTTCTTGGCGTATTTTTATATCCGCTTACCGTATCCGGAGCATTTCTTTTTTTTAAGGCCGGAACGGCGGTTCTGTCACAGGCCCTCGGCCTGGTGAAGTTCTTTGCCGGACTGCCTTATGCGGCTGTTAAAACCGTAACCCCCACCTACGTTGAGATTTGTCTTTTTTATTTACTGCTTTGGGCGCTGTTAAACCTAACACGGAGCCAGTCTGCATCAAGCGACCCTCAACACATCTCGGGTGCAGGGCCCCCAGAACAAAATGTAAAACAGGGGGAAAAACCGGGCAGTATATTTTCCAGTCAAAGATGCGCCTTAATCATTGTAACGATTGTAATAATTGCCGGAAGTGCCGATGCCGTTTACTGGTTGAACCGGCGGTTTTGGCACAATGATTTGCGAGTAACGGTGATCGATGTGGGTCACGGCAGTGCCACCCTGCTGGAACTGCCGGGCGGCCATACGATGCTGATTGACGGGGGCGGCTTTTCCGATAACGCGATATTCGACATCGGCGCCCGGATTGTGGCCCCGCTGCTTTGGCGTAAAAAAATCCAAACCGTCGACACCCTGATCCTTTCTCATCCAAACAGCGATCATTTAAACGGGCTGATCTATATCGCCGAACATTTTAAGGTCAAGAATGCCTGGACGAACAACCAGGCGGCCAACACCATTGGCTACAACTTGTTTATGGCGGCGATTGAAAAAGGCAACATTCAGCATGCGGTCTTCAAAACCTTGCCCCGTTTTCATGAAATCAATGGTGTTTGTTTTGACATCCTTTACCCGCCGGTTGATTTTGCCGCCAAAAGCAAACAGGAATGGTGGCGCGATTTAAACAACAATTCTCTGGTCATCAAGGTCAGGTTCGGATCCAAATCGTTTCTGTTTCCGGGTGATATCAAGGCCCGCGCCGAAACCGAACTGGTTGCTGCTGCCGGAGAAAAGTTACAGAGCACGGTTCTTTTAGCGCCGCATCACGGCAGCAAAACATCAAATACCGAACCCTTTTTGGATAAGATCAACCCTGAAGTCGTCATCATTTCATCCGGCCAAAAAAGCAGATTCGGATTTCCCCACCAACCGGTCCTGGATCGCTACAGGAAACGGGGATTCCGCATTTTTAATACTGGCCTTCACGGTGCCGTCATCATGACGACGGACGGTCGCTCGCTTACTGTCAGACCGACGGTAATCGATTAACCCGGATTTCACATTAAGATACAGACGTTCTTATCACGAAAGCACGAAAGTGAGAAAACACGAAAAATAAAGGCAGAGCCTGTTAAAGACCCTGGCTCTGCTGTGGAGTTTATTTCCCAGTTTTATGTAGCAAATTACCCAATGTAAAAGATTTCATGTGTTTTGGACAGATTCTTGACGAGTCGAACCTGAAAAGGTAAACAATGAAAGGCCGCCTGTTTCGCGGGAAATGATCACAGGCAGAAAAGGAGAGCATCATGACCAATCTGCTGTGGGAACCTTCAGAGGAAAGAATTCGCAATACAAACATGTACCGCTTCATGAACTTTATCAACGCAAGGTACGGTCAACGTTTAACCGAATACAGCGCTCTTTATCAGTGGTCCATTGATCATATTCCCGATTTCTGGGCGGCAATGTGGGACTTTGCAGAAATTATCGCTTCAAAGCCCTATGACCAGGTCGTAGACGATCTCGGCAAAATGCCCGGCGCCAGGTGGTTTTCGGGAGCCCGGCTCAATTTCGCCGAAAACCTTTTGCGATACCGGGACGATCGGACCGCTCTGATTTTCAAGGGTGAAGATCAGGATGTCACCCGAACGACGTATGCCGAGCTGTACGATGAGGTGGCGCGTTGCGCCCAATCACTAAAGGCAGCCGGTGTCCGGGCCGGTGACCGGGTGGTCGGATTTGTGCCGAATATGCCGGAGAGCATTATCGCCATGCTGGCCGCCGTCAGTCTGGGCGCAACCTGGTCTTCCTGCTCCCCCGATTTCGGGATCAAGGGCGTGCTTGATCGCTTCGGCCAGATCAAGCCCAAAGTTCTGTTTACGGCCGACGGTTATTTTTTCAAGGGCAAACGCCTTGATAGTCTTGAGCGCATTGCCGACATCCTGAAAGAACTGCCTTCCATTGAAAAAGTGGTCGTGGTGCCGTATACCGAAAAAGATCCGGATATCAGCAAGATACCCCATGCCGTCCTTTTTAAGGATTTTAAATCTTCGGAATCTGATCCTGAGATTGAATTCGAGCAGCTGCCCTTTGATCATCCACTTTATATCATGTATTCGTCCGGAACTACCGGGCTTCCGAAATGCATGGTGCAAAGCGCCGGAGGGATCCTGATCCATCATTTGAAAGAACTTGTGCTGCATACCGACTTAAAACGCGAGGATACGATTTTTTACTTTACCACCTGCGGGTGGATGATGTGGAACTGGCTGACCAGTTCTCTGGCAGTGGGCGCAACCCTTGTGCTTTACGACGGCAATGCCTTTTATCCCAATCAGGGAGTACTCTGGGATCTGGCGCAAAACGAAAAAATTACGATTTTCGGGACCAGCGCCGGCTATATTGCCGCCCTTCAGGCTGCCGGTGTAAAACCCGGCAGCACGTACAACCTTTCCGCGCTCAAAGCGGTACTGTCCACCGGGTCGCCGCTTTCAATGGAAGGTTTTGAATATATTTACAGGGAAGTCAAAGCGGATCTTCAACTAGCCTCTATTTCCGGGGGCACGGACCTCAACGGTTGCTTTGCCCTGGGCAATCCCATGGGGCCGGTATATTCCGGTGAACTGCAGTGTCGGGGTCTGGCCATGAAAGTGATGGCATTTGACGAGGAGGGAAAGCCGGTCGTCAATCAGCAGGGAGAACTGGTATGCACGGCTCCCTTTCCTTCCATGCCGATTTACTTCTGGAATGATCCGAACCATACGAAATACCACGAGGCCTATTTTAACGTGTATCCCAATGTCTGGCGGCATGGAGACTATATCGTCGTTACCGAGCGGGGCGGTGTGATCATCTACGGACGCTCGGATGCCACCCTGAACCCCGGCGGCGTGCGGATTGGAACCGCCGAGATCTATCGCCAGATGGACCGCCTAAAGGAAGTCGCGGACTGCCTTGTTGTCGGGCAGAACCGGAAAAACGATATCCGTGTTATTCTCTTTGTGCAAATGGCCGCAGGGTATGAGCTGACCGAAGATCTTATCGCAAAGATCAAACATACCATTCGCGTCAATGCTTCCCCCAGACATGTGCCCGCCAAGATCCTGGCCGTGCCGGATATACCGTATACGCTCAATATGAAAAAGGTCGAGCTGGCGGTCAAGAAAGTTATTCACAACCAGCCGGTGTTAAACAAGGATGCGCTCAGGAATCCGACAGCACTTAACTATTTTGTGAATATTAAAGAACTCCAGGAAGACTAACTCCCAAAATTTCGTGAACAATGCTGAGAGAAGGTGAGATGATGCCGAAGATTGCAGCGATCTATGGAAGTCCCCGGCGAAAAGGGAACACCGCGATGTTATTGAAGCAGGCTGTTCAGGGCGCCAAGGATGCCGGCGCCCA from Candidatus Desulfatibia profunda includes these protein-coding regions:
- a CDS encoding HEAT repeat domain-containing protein yields the protein MRDQRPEVRYMATGTVAEMGDNQVVEQLIAALEDNDPLVVSRAIDGLAQIDSRRAVALTFALKMKHPLVQEKAAEALIKLGYAAVEPLIFVLNDQDSGFVHRAVNVLGKIGDKRAAESLMALLEHKADEVRMAAATALGLIGDPKAIPSLIAVLKDENQAVQFEAAKALFINRPDSIEPLIAALQDNNSDVVWRAAAVLGLTEDQRAVEPLGALLNNKSEAVRLEAVKALGKISGDLAARALILGLEDNSKAVRISAASQLVNIGPAGVEALIAQLNQKDADNVCRTAQFLGKINDKRAIEPLIALLKDQPAPVQMSAMAALGMIADERAVQPLISKLTAKDSDLQNAAAAALADIGAPAVEPLIAVFEKQDPDLQNFAAAILVKIGKPAVAPLMLMLNNKKPDRPSAAAAVLAKIGPPAVEPLITVLEDKDPDRQRAAAQVLVKIDAPAVEPLITALQRGSSVLRNQAAICLGRIGNEQAVPFLVGALSDWQVRYNAARALDRFDWKPKTPSDRIHYFIAKGHNDFVSAEWELTKKILFDDVLLGDKRSIEYGLYALIELGGNKIFPELINLLAGDENAIIVEAGVKPLIAALTGDDPDVKRSAAAALEKIGAAATEPLAVMLEDEDPDMQKTAAEVLIKIGAPAVAPLTAKLQDKPDWVRNQAAIILGKIGDRKAVPFLVGALFDWNIRTSAAQALDCFHWKPETPSARIHYLIAKGQKDLLLAEWEQVQKILTDDLLSRDKRSIRYGVYGFIELGGDKMIPKLIDILQSNGKGVTAQAYFDSGHPKLMEAAGNWADVHGYPLATGAEATEQTTAEKIRP
- a CDS encoding twin-arginine translocase subunit TatC, whose protein sequence is MNTSSRSAVDLQRILASMETMRHKLIRIGVLVLLLSAGGYLTAGRVLGYLQKATGAHLVAYGLPDAFIGYLTVSLAIGLAAALPFILYEMLAMVSRQFPEFSGRMRLGFWLVSVALFYLGVFFCLSITLPYGSRFLLDFETDRIKAIISVRKFIDFCLVFTYGFGLIFELPVVMVLLGKLGLVDVEKLSGCRRYAILVITIVSAILTPTPDVFNLALMAVPLYLLFEVGIIGMRIGRKRIDG
- the secD gene encoding protein translocase subunit SecD; translated protein: MIPKTIRNSLVFLAIVTAAALILALGGLKSIVPWRSAGILPGEGLRLGLDLQGGLHLLLKVNLPRAVQHQLEAAVAEAVRTLRANQIAVKTRPTTAANRIRLGFRDADQAEAARSILRKNFPFLFIHAENQQPNNADLELALMDSEVRSIETRAVEQCLEIIRNRIDQFGVAEPLLVQQGRDQIVVQLPGLQDPQRALELIGKTAQLEFKLVDDQATADLSAWIPEAIRSGLLKEGFNHHELNQAMKDQLPSGDTVYMEKRLDRETGRVVTRPILVHQAALITGDALRTAQVQISGDFNEPYVSLTFNDRGARLFERITTENVGRRLAIILDDVVKSAPVIREPISGGKAQITGAFTTEEASDLAIVLRAGSLPAPVDIVQNLTVGPSLGRDSIQKGIDSAILGTALVVGFMVALYRISGVIANGALLLNLVFMVAAMSLFRATLTLPGLAGIVLSIGMAVDTNVLIFERMREELALKQPLRSAIESGYAKALWTIVDSHVTTLITALALFLFGTGPIKGFAVTLSLGIVFNLFTALYATKIVYGYLTFNRRLKGLRFLRLIGKPNIDFIGWRKAAFAFSAILVGLGLLAVVQIQRGHANLGVDLSGGTMAQFRARQDFRLEDVRAALVSHNLSGCELQEVPKEHLLIVRVKQPDQTVSKVVDQIATVLASDFPQQHFTLESSAAVGASVSRDLKRAALIAISISLVGFILYLAWRFDRRYGVAAAVATFHDVLAVLGLFYLLNKEITLLVITALLTLAGYSLTDTVVVFDRIRENMAKQKRQDLGAVINGSINEVLSRTIITSVTVLLVLAALLCLGGELLRDFALALTVGVVVGTYSSIFVASPIVYIWPASRKVLQKIGRPRKTVSTRTG
- a CDS encoding response regulator, with translation MDGLSVLKKIRALEAQTGIFGTKGVKIVMITASNEKSDIFKAFKEQCDAYLVKPIDKSKLLEAIEKLGLID
- a CDS encoding DNA internalization-related competence protein ComEC/Rec2 yields the protein MTATIYFRPVIPLLLALVAGTALGFWFPGHAFRAGLLTFLCIAGIVFAVARQKAARILPLVLFTALGYLSIQPWLTPKFPPSHVIHFADTHPLEIAGVIDNDPAKTGNRAKFILRVETLRAKDTYFPATGKIGVTASGSIPELFRGDRVSLVGKIRSIKNFNNPGGFDYKRYMAFKGVQATAYVSGEKLALFERDVKKGIGHLVDHARRSISNLIERTTPADSMGVLKALIIGDKNSISPDLREVFNRAGVGHLLAISGLHIGIVASAAFFFFVRLLSYCKGLLWRAWTKKAAVVLAAIPVLAYGLLAGMSPSTQRAVIMVVVFLMGFLFEREHDPMNTLALAALLILIVDPPSLFSISFQLSFTAVLVIIYGLSCLPNPWKSDPLARQKPRFLPVQQKLFYFLAASFLAITGTMPLSMLYFNQVSLVGLAANVIVVPLIGFLVVPMGLLGVFLYPLTVSGAFLFFKAGTAVLSQALGLVKFFAGLPYAAVKTVTPTYVEICLFYLLLWALLNLTRSQSASSDPQHISGAGPPEQNVKQGEKPGSIFSSQRCALIIVTIVIIAGSADAVYWLNRRFWHNDLRVTVIDVGHGSATLLELPGGHTMLIDGGGFSDNAIFDIGARIVAPLLWRKKIQTVDTLILSHPNSDHLNGLIYIAEHFKVKNAWTNNQAANTIGYNLFMAAIEKGNIQHAVFKTLPRFHEINGVCFDILYPPVDFAAKSKQEWWRDLNNNSLVIKVRFGSKSFLFPGDIKARAETELVAAAGEKLQSTVLLAPHHGSKTSNTEPFLDKINPEVVIISSGQKSRFGFPHQPVLDRYRKRGFRIFNTGLHGAVIMTTDGRSLTVRPTVID
- a CDS encoding acetoacetate--CoA ligase, with product MTNLLWEPSEERIRNTNMYRFMNFINARYGQRLTEYSALYQWSIDHIPDFWAAMWDFAEIIASKPYDQVVDDLGKMPGARWFSGARLNFAENLLRYRDDRTALIFKGEDQDVTRTTYAELYDEVARCAQSLKAAGVRAGDRVVGFVPNMPESIIAMLAAVSLGATWSSCSPDFGIKGVLDRFGQIKPKVLFTADGYFFKGKRLDSLERIADILKELPSIEKVVVVPYTEKDPDISKIPHAVLFKDFKSSESDPEIEFEQLPFDHPLYIMYSSGTTGLPKCMVQSAGGILIHHLKELVLHTDLKREDTIFYFTTCGWMMWNWLTSSLAVGATLVLYDGNAFYPNQGVLWDLAQNEKITIFGTSAGYIAALQAAGVKPGSTYNLSALKAVLSTGSPLSMEGFEYIYREVKADLQLASISGGTDLNGCFALGNPMGPVYSGELQCRGLAMKVMAFDEEGKPVVNQQGELVCTAPFPSMPIYFWNDPNHTKYHEAYFNVYPNVWRHGDYIVVTERGGVIIYGRSDATLNPGGVRIGTAEIYRQMDRLKEVADCLVVGQNRKNDIRVILFVQMAAGYELTEDLIAKIKHTIRVNASPRHVPAKILAVPDIPYTLNMKKVELAVKKVIHNQPVLNKDALRNPTALNYFVNIKELQED